One segment of Panicum virgatum strain AP13 chromosome 1K, P.virgatum_v5, whole genome shotgun sequence DNA contains the following:
- the LOC120699068 gene encoding L-type lectin-domain containing receptor kinase SIT1-like has product MMLEANCVCVLPLLFFWGLHLAAVAVSGEFVYSGFAGATDLALHGAAMVTPGGVLQLTDGAAVSKGDAFHPTPLHLRGGGKEDGAAAVRSFSASFVFGIVPVTPGMGGHGLALVVAPSRDLSTGTASSYLGFLNSTSNGSARNHMVAVELDTIQSPEFQDIDDNHVGVDVNSLVSVNSSSAGFYDDRTGEFRNLILVSGEAMQAWVDYDGGATRIDVTLAPVGAEKPSKPLVSASADLSTVITDVAYVGFSASTGKLRTRHYVLGCSFAVDEPAPAIDMASLPKLPRHASPKSKSKAALLAIALPVVAGVVTLATVAGCVLLIVRRRYRYVELREDWEIEFGAHRLSYMELSRATGGFKNKNLLGSGGFGAVFKGVLPTSGTEVAVKRVTHGSRQGMKEFVAEVATVGRLRHRNLVQLLGYCRLEDELLLAYDYMPNGSVESHLYGGKPALSWAQRFQIIRGVASGLLYLHEEWEQVVVHRDVKASNILLDGEMNARLGDFGLARLHDRDAELRTTVVAGTFGYIAPELALTGRASPLTDVFAFGAFLLEVATGRRPVEDGGNSSRLVLVDWVFEHWRNGSLVEAVDPRIQGDCDVGELSLALRVGLLCSHPLASVRPGMRQVMQYLAGDAPLPELATTHHMGMSMLALLQNQGFDAFVMASSSSWSSSVSVRSFDTSLSRGR; this is encoded by the coding sequence ATGATGCTTGAAGCCAATTGCGTGTGCGTGTTGcctctcctcttcttctgggGCCTCCACCTCGCAGCCGTCGCTGTCTCCGGCGAGTTCGTCTACTCCGGCTTCGCAGGCGCGACGGACCTCGCCCTCCACGGTGCCGCCATGGTAACGCCAGGCGGCGTCCTCCAGCTGACAGACGGAGCGGCGGTGAGCAAAGGCGACGCGTTCCACCCGACGCCGCTGCACCTCCGCGGCGGGGGGAAGgaggacggggcggcggcggtccggtcATTCTCGGCGTCGTTCGTGTTCGGCATCGTGCCGGTCACCCCGGGCATGGGCGGCCACGGCCTGGCGCTCGTCGTCGCCCCGTCCAGGGACCTCTCCACCGGGACGGCCAGCAGCTACCTGGGCTTCCTCAACAGCACTAGCAACGGCAGCGCGCGCAACCACATGGTCGCCGTGGAGCTGGACACCATCCAGAGCCCCGAGTTCCAGGACATCGACGACAACCACGTCGGCGTCGACGTCAACAGCCTCGTCTCCGTGAACTCATCCAGCGCCGGCTTCTACGACGACCGGACCGGCGAGTTCAGGAACCTCATCCTCGTCAGCGGCGAGGCCATGCAGGCGTGGGTGGACTACGACGGCGGCGCCACGCGGATCGACGTCACGCTGGCTCCGGTCGGAGCGGAGAAGCCGAGCAAGCCGCTTGTCTCGGCCAGCGCCGACCTCTCGACGGTGATCACCGACGTGGCTTACGTCGGCTTCTCGGCATCGACCGGCAAGCTGCGCACGCGCCACTACGTGCTCGGCTGCAGCTTCGCGGTGGATGAGCCAGCTCCGGCCATCGACATGGCCAGTCTGCCCAAGCTACCTCGTCACGCGAGCCCCAAATCCAAGTCCAAGGCGGCCTTATTAGCGATAGCTCTCCCGGTAGTCGCCGGCGTGGTTACCctcgccacggtcgccggcTGCGTTCTTCTCATCGTCCGGCGACGGTACAGGTACGTCGAGCTGCGCGAGGACTGGGAGATCGAGTTCGGGGCGCACCGGCTCTCGTACATGGAACTGTCTCGTGCCACCGGcgggttcaagaacaagaacctGCTGGGCAGCGGAGGGTTCGGGGCGGTGTTCAAGGGCGTGCTCCCCACCTCCGGCACGGAGGTCGCGGTGAAGAGGGTGACGCACGGGTCTCGGCAGGGGATGAAGGAGTTCGTCGCCGAGGTGGCCACCGTCGGCCGCCTCCGGCACCGCAACCTCGTGCAGCTGCTCGGCTACTGCCGGCTCGAAGACGAGCTCCTCTTGGCCTACGATTACATGCCCAACGGCAGCGTCGAGAGCCATCTCTACGGCGGCAAGCCTGCGCTGAGCTGGGCCCAGAGGTTTCAGATCATCAGGGGCGTCGCGTCCGGCTTGCTCTACCTCCACGAGGAGTGGGAGCAGGTCGTGGTCCACCGGGACGTGAAGGCCAGCAACATCCTCCTCGACGGTGAGATGAACGCCCGGCTCGGCGACTTCGGGCTCGCGAGGCTGCACGACCGCGACGCCGAGCTGCGCACCACGGTCGTCGCCGGCACCTTCGGGTACATCGCGCCGGAGCTGGCGCTGACCGGCAGGGCGTCCCCTCTCACCGACGTCTTCGCCTTCGGCGCGTTCCTTCTCGAGGTCGCCACCGGGAGAAGGCCTGTGGAGGacggcggcaacagcagcaggcTCGTGCTGGTGGACTGGGTGTTCGAGCACTGGCGCAACGGGTCGCTCGTCGAGGCGGTGGATCCCAGGATCCAGGGAGACTGCGACGTGGGTGAGCTGAGCTTGGCGTTGAGGGTGGGGTTGCTGTGCTCGCACCCGCTGGCCAGCGTGAGGCCAGGCATGAGGCAGGTCATGCAGTACCTCGCCGGGGACGCGCCGCTGCCGGAGTTGGCGACGACGCATCACATGGGCATGAGCATGCTGGCGTTGCTGCAGAACCAAGGGTTCGACGCGTTTGTCATGGCCAGCTCCTCTTCGTGGTCGTCGTCGGTGTCGGTGAGGAGCTTTGACACTAGCCTCTCAAGAGGGAGATGA